The DNA window TCACTGAACAATCAGGCTCACTTACTTTAACTGTCACATACACACTAATTCATTTAGGGAGAGAGTGTTTAGAGCCGGGAGGGGCGCGGtgaacttgttttattttttatttttttacatatggCAACGTGGGAGGagttccctccctccctcagtcAGACAGTTTTTTACAAGCTGTTGCTTGCAGCTTCCTCCACAACGCGTGGGTGAAAGCAGGAGGAAgatgagaggagaagaaaggtgGGAACTGCAGCTGCCTTACCGGGAATGAAGGCGCAAGAATGCCCTATGAGACGGTGTGGAGGCTCCGCCGCATTTATGCACACAAGAAGAAGTGATTTACTGTGAGGAAATCTAAAGAAGAATCGGATCTCGGTATAAAGAGTCGTCATCTTggctgagaaagaaaagtttgCCTCTGAAGTAGTGTTCATTAACCAGCAGAGATGAGATTGAACTTTTCTGCAAGTTGGATAGTCCGAGGCTGGATAACATGCGCCCTCGTCACCTTTTACGCACAGGTAAAACACTTCTGGTAATAAAAAGAAGGTTTAATTTCCCATAAAAGAGTTGATAATTACTTTTTTGTATACTCTGCCATTACTATTTACTTATTACTTACTGCGTATTGTATACTCTTTATTCTATACGCTCAAGTTTTATTTGAATGTGCGGCAATGCCAAATACTGACAATCATGATGTTTTGTTTTCGTGAGTAGGGCAAAGTGGTATGTAACAGTAAACCAGAACATGTGTCATCACGTCTGATGATTCGTATGAACTGgtcagagggagaaggagagaaatgGGGAGGTTGGATTTTTACGCCCGGACCCTGACTGGAAACAGTTGTGTTTGGGTCGAGTCCACCTCCCCTGTTCTGACCGCAAAAACGCCGCTGGCAACTGGATGCTCTTCTCCCTCTACCAAACATTCTCTCCTGGTCCAGAGGGGACCCGCGCTGGCCAAATGGCTCATCAGGAACCTCATTAGCTCTGCCAAAGGAGAGGCTTCCAAAGTGAGGAACAGAGTCCTTAAAGGGTCCTACCGAGATCCAGGATAGCCACTGAAACCAAAAATATTCTAGGGTTTTATTCCCTATAAGATAGGACTGCAAGAATGTGATCAAATTATGTTTCACTGTCACTATCACCATTATGCAAAGCATCACTTGTGACAATTTCTCTTGTTTTTAGATCCCTTCACTGTATCCATAATGGCTCAGCTGATTCACTGCCACAGTTTaatttgaggaaaaaaagtgaatgGCCCATGACATGTTGTCCATGTTGTTTAGTCCAAGGAGCTAACTCCGTCCAGGTGGAGTAGTTTACGAGATGTGGTTGTAGTGGTGGGACTGCTGGGCACCAGTGATCTATCACTGCATGTTTGCCTGTATTACCATTAACCAGCATCGTTATGACTTAGTCTGGAACAGACTCTCTTTCTTCCCTTGTTTTCTTCTCTGCTTCACTAAAATGTGTTGCAAGAGATAATGCTTAGGGAGAGCACTGCATCCATGTCTATGCTGAGATCCAGAGAGGTAATGGCacagaaagatgttttttttccacaagtCACATTTGTTCAAGTAGTGGCAAGAGTGTAATGCCTGGAAAGCGAGTCAGTGTGTGGAAGGGAAGAGATATTTTTCACCTACGTTTTAAGGTGACACTGCAAACCTTTGGCTTTGATTCGTTCTCACCATGGTCTTGCCATTACTGACGCACAGTATCCCCCAAGAATTCCCCTTCATTTTCTTGGTTTTCAACCACTTCATCCAATCCATTCCAAACTCATTTCAAACTGCCTGTGTGACATTGAGCAATACAAGATTACTTCAAGATGTTAAGAGCTTAAAAGtcaatacattgtgaataaGCAGAGCTTTGGTGGATTCATTTAATTGCCTGTACGTTTTATTAGCCGGCTTCTTTAGCCATCCATGCATTCATGTATCTGACCATCTGTCATTCAATCATCCATCAGCAATTTACCTATTTTCTAACTCCCTACATCTAACATTCCCAAAAATCGCTgatttattttaatcatttctCTAGTATCCATTTAtccatccacctaccagcacatCAGTAAGCAGTGTTATGTCTACCTCGGCTTGAGCAATAACAGTATATTGCCTCAGGCCTGCAGATCCAAACTTGATTTGCCTACACAGACAACAGAGGCATTCAATTGATTAATAAAGCCTGCAGTCTTTTATGACAATAGAGCATTGTGTGGAGGCAGAAGAAGGAATTAGAATTGTTTTAAGACCTTTAGTATGTCTCTAACACATCATCATTAAGCTCTGTCTAGTGCAATCTAAAACAATTAGCACACATTAGTTGTCTAGGGACATGTTTACCAACTTTTTGCGGTTTCTGTTCTTCCCTGTTCATTGAGTGGAGTTCTTTTAGTTtgagttttgacattttttgttcaCAGATTTTTGGCTATCACTGTCTTGATTTCCCAGCTCTTCATGCTGCAATTCATCATCATTCGTCAATATATTCGCACTACTgtagaggatttttttttcctggaaaaaCCTACCGTGTCACTTGATACCAATTTGTTATTGGCTGGGTGACATGAAAACCACAAACAGGTTTTATAGATAAGACAGTGCAAAATGATTATCAATTGAGTACTAATCCACTAAGTCTTAGATGCTCATATAGTTTAAGTTTTGGAAGTTTTATcaggaggatttttttttcaaatatccTAATTAATGCAGGTGGCACTTTAAAGGATTTGTTTTTATGGCTTTTAAAGAATAATCACAGGTGTAAGTATTGTACAAAGATTTAAATGTGAATTACTCTTTTACAGCACCTTATCGTGGATAAAGTGATACTGGATAAAGTCACACTGTGCTTCTCTTGGCTCAGTGCCAATGGCTGCTGTGGCCGTTATGCAAATTCTCTGGTACTCTGTCAGCAAATGGAATGCACTCTGCATCACGCTCCTGTTTGATAGAATCACACAACTGGTGAAGGGTATTAAGATAAACACACAGCTAGGAAAAGGTGATTAAAAAAGGGTAGTTACTGAATATCACGGAGCAACAGGTCACTTAATACtccttgtctttttctctccattcaATGCCCCCTACTCTATCCATTCATCAAACTTTCCCTCCactatctctttctttctgttagactcacacacactcaaacataaGTGTATATTTGAATCCATATGGCAGATAAAGTTAGCTTTGAGGTTGGATGGTCCTTCTTGACCATCATAATAACCTATAATCATATAGGGTGGATCAGCTCTTTTCCTCTTACATATGTATTTAGTGATTTAAAACATACTGCCTCGCACAACTAAGACCCAATGTTTAGATGTAGcggtaacaaaaataaaatttcCAGCATTCTTTTGGCTTCCTGTGCACTCTGGCCCAGTTGTACAGATTGACCACCACTTTGTACGGATTGACCACCACTGGCTTTACAGATGTGTCTCTCCACATCTCTGCCTATCTCTCTACAGTATACAAACCTGAACCTCTTAGCATGGGAACCTTCCCTACTTCTGTCACTTGTGTCTGCTTCAGCACATGGTCCTCATTATTGCTGCAGTCCGAGCTATGAGCACTGTGCATCATTATTTCTCTGGTTAGAGTCTAAAACAAAGACTGGGTGATGTGTGAGAGGCTTAGTGGAGGTAATTAAACGCTTGCCAGTGTGTATGTTGTGCTGTTGTAGCCTGAGgccggacagacagacactgagaCTACTAGGGCTTAACGTGAAGgtgtgagaaaaaaatacacggggaagaggaggaaagggtGTGAAAGTGTGAAAGACGGTGTTagagttacattacattattttattttttttatcaaaattgATCATATCGTgtatattttgaaacttttttgtaaaactaagaatgtgattttttttggacCGTTGACATTTGAGTTACGGTCAAACAGATGCACTGTGGGAAAGAAAATATAGCATTGATGATGAGTTGATGGCAGACAAACTTATGCATGTAGTTCCAGCATTTTTGTGCATGTAGTTTGAATGACTGAATAAGTCTATAATTTCATAGGGGAATAATCTTTCAGAAGGGCTGaatgagaaaaaggaggagagacCAGTCAGGCCTATAGGTTGTATTATTCTACATGTATATATAGACACTGTGGCTTTGGTGTACTTTCTGTCATAACAGCCAGATTCTCTAATTCAGCAGTGTGGCTAGGAGTTTACCGGCCTCTAATTTAGGGTGGCAGGAGGGTGtgtacattatgtgtgtgtgagagcctgCATGGCTTACCTTCGTGGTCTTTTACAGTTCCCATTTATTGTTTAAAACATACACAGATGTTTCACTGTTTACTTCCATGTTTATGAGGTCTGGTACtccatgctaatgctaaatctTACACTGTTGAATGACAGCATGAGACTTAGCATTATAGGCAGTTAGAATAGAATGATCCCCCAATGTAGCTTAACAGCTGCTTATTCTCATTATTTACTTAATGGACACATTTAACCAATCCTTGCATTTTCCTTCAACAGCTCACTAGTGGGGATCAGGAGAATATCTCCTGAGTGTTTATTAATTCTGAGCCAACAGGAGTTGATTGTGTTTAGTTCCAGTTGGTTATCTTCATGTAACTGGTTGCTATTGGGGTTCCGTTGGCTGGTTCGGAGGGTGTGCAGTGCACTGCTGTGGTCAGGTGCTTCTGAGAATGTGGAAATAATTCCTTGGCATGTCTTGGAAATGTTTGAACCATCCTCTTCCTCTCATTACTCACTGCCATCTCAAAATATCACGTATGGATTTGAAAGATGAACTGAAGGAGTGTCATAGAAAAGCATGGCATGCAttaaggaaaaaaacactgatggATAATCACTGTTTTTGATCAAGCAAATCATATCATTTGGTAATCTTCAGAAATAATGATAGTCATTCTTTTTTACATATTATCTTTGAATATGTGTCATAAAAGGGCTTTCCtgccacataaaaaaaataaacatttcatgTCTTGTTATTTTTTAGAATGCTGTCTCCAAATCTCTCCAGTGTGAGGAAACACATTACTTAAAAGACTCCAGATGCTGCAACAAGTGTGAACCAGGTAATAgcatacacaaatatatacagaaaGTGATCGAGGTAAAACATAAGAAAGTAGAGTCTATCTGGTTTACTCAATGGAAGCAGCATAACATAAAAATAGATTTCCATTCACAAAGATCTTAAATCAAAAGAGGAAGGATGTTTAAAAACGGAACATTTTGGTTAAAAATTGCTCAGATGTGCACGTGTTTTCACaaccacactgacacacacaattTGGGTTGACATTTGATCCACAAGACGTACCCATTTATTTAAGAGGAAAAGGGCTCTAATTTTGTGAATTTCCTTCTTCCATTAAGTTTTTAGTGGTTACTGTGATTATGTACGGGTTGTTAACtccatctgtctttctttctccttctgtATCTTTCTCgctcacttttttttgttggtcagGCTTCCGTGTGTTTAATGACTGTACTGATTCCCAGAAGACTATATGTGTTAAATGTAGTCGTGGAGAATACCAGCCTGGCTTGACTGAAAAGAGGCGCTGTCTTCAGCCAAAGTTCTGTGACCCAGGTCAGTACCTGCAGCTGGAACAAGGATTTCATATTaatataacaaaaaaagtattaaaaaggtTTTGTTACTTATGTctcaatacaataataaaaaagtctttaaacatATTGTTTCCAAATAATTTGTCGACCCATGTCTACTTGCATTGGAGAACAAAAATGTTCAGTATAAAGTTATCCTGTACAACAAAGCCCTTAAGAATACTACAAtctcaacataaaataaagattaagggtttattaaagtatttcattATTGGAGTACCATTGTGTTgattttgatgttctttttttgtattcaaaaatgttttgaacatcACAGAACATGTCCCTGTGTATAATTATGATGAAGTAAACTCCAGGAAAGTGTCTCTTGGGCTGAACATGCTAAAATGAAATTGCGCCAATTTGTGTCATTATCAAAATTAGAATTCCTTGTAACAAAGCCACTTCCAAACGTCCAAACCCAAGCAGCAACACAGATCAGCCTGCGGCGTGGAACTTGAGATGACACACACATGATCATTCCTTTCAAGGATTTGGACTACCTTTGCACTAAAATACTCTCCCCTTTGACCGCCAGTTAAGGGGTTTCTGAAGAGGCCTGAAAACCCAGTGGCAGAGGAGCCGTGTCGCTGCGTTGCCGGCCTCCAATGCCACCCCATCAACTGTGAGTACTGTGAGCGGATACCCACCTGCAGTGCTGGATATGGACTTGAGGTGGACCCCGGTGAGACACactaacacaaaacacacctcAAACAATTAAAGCGGAGTGTCACTTACAACAGATATACTCCAATGTTTGTCATTCATTCCAGAGTCTACTAATGGAAGGCAGACATGTGTTGCATGTAAGAAAGGCTTCTTCTCTGCTGACAACACTGCCGAACAATGCAAACAATGGACTAAGTAAGTgtatatattcacacacacacacacacacacacacacacacacacacacacacacacacacacacacgcagacacacacacacacacacacacacacacacacacacacacgcacacacacagttttagcCTAGAATCTCTTGGTGGAGTGAAGGGAAAATGCAATTTTGTAGTTGTCGTCCGCCTAACCACCAGCCAGCTGTTATGAGTAATACTCACACCACTTCCCCTGGAACCCTGGACCAGACACCAGCTTCCACTGCCGGCCGGATccataataatgatgatgacgatgaaaAAAGGGAGCAAGAGGTTTTTCCTCTTCATCTGTTCCTCTTTCTTACCTTTGTCAGTGCAGATCTAACTGTAAAGGCTGGCAGATTGGCTTGTAAGATGTAGAgggaatgaaaaaaacaagtaGTCTCTCCAGttgtacaaataataataatacatttattttatatagcgcttataaaggtactcaaagacactttacaagaaaagaacaaaaaaaacaataccaaGATCagtataaaaataacaataacaactagAGCTAAATATTAAAAAGGTGCAGCAAAACAGCATGGAAACAAATATTCCCCTTCactctgtgtttttgtatttcatcTTCTTTTCTAGTTGTAAGGCTGAGGGCAGGAGCGAAATACAGCCAGGCAGCGCTCAGGCTGATGCAGTGTGTGGACCACTTACCTCTGGTAAGACATGTGAGACATGGACACAGTCACTGCAGACTGTCACCATGCAGAGCTAATTTAATGCACATTTAACCactcaaaataaatatacacttttATAGAGGAAATATACTTTCTGCTACTTTAAATGTTGCTGTAAATGTAGAAAGTGtctgatttattatttattgcatCTTTGACAgatatttattactttttgtaaCTTTGGCAGACGTTTATGACTGACAGTAGATGTAGAGTAGAAAAGCAAGCTCTGAACTCCTCTTTCTTGCACGTGCAGCACCCTCCTGGGTTATCGTTTCAGTGCTCTCAGTCATCACTGTTCTGTGTCTCCTTATCCTGCTCCTCTTCTGCTACAAGGACAAACTGAAATTACTCTCTGGTAGGTTACAGTCATATTAATCTTGAAGTTCTCCTCTAGCTatgatgtgatgttttattattgttCTTTACAAGGGTTTATGATTTCAAGGTGTCATACATCATAGACATTGGATCAAAACTGACTCAAGTGGTACACATTGCACACGACTAACTGTACATTATggtatataaaaagaaaatattttctttagaTTTTACTTGAGGTATAAACTGGGCCTATATTAAATATGTTGTTTCTTTGTCTAGTAAATCTGCGATCCTGTGTCCAGAATCTAAAGAGGACTAGGATACAACAGGTAAAGTGGAATTTCAGTTAAAAAGCTGTGGGAATACACAGAAACCAAAGTTATTGCAAGTGATCCCACCTACTTTTTAGATTGTTTAGGAAATAGATCATCAAATGAAACAATAGAAACAAATACAGCTCTTATGTCTATTACTACATGGTGTAGGGTTTGGGCAACCACATATTTCTTACTATTCATGCACAACATATTAGTTATTTACAATGCTCCTTTCTTTGTTCCTGTCCTTCTAGGATACCTTGGCCCCTCTTTACCACAGTGGATCAggaggaggaacaggaggagGCCCCAAATGTTCACCATGTGAGACGACCAAACTCATCTGCCAAGCACCCCACAGCCCTGCTGATGAGCTCCCATGCATCTTCCCCACTTCTGTTCCCGATGTCAGGGTCTCACTGCCATTCTTGGGGGAAAtgaaagaggaaggagggaacaAGGGGAAGACAGCGATGGCCGATCAGAGTAAAGGGTCTGGAGAACCTGAGGAGGtgtcagaggaagaggaggttgTGAGTGTGTCTCCTCTTTTGGCAGGTTCCTGTGTGTGCGTCATTCCCGTCCGCGAGCCATTGGAAGTAGGGGAGAATGAGGACTGTAGCCAGGCTGTCAGCCCCGGGACTCCAGGAACCTGCTCGTGTGGAGGGCTGGATGGAGAAAGGGATGGATATGAGAGTGGGAAAGAGGAGAAAAGTGGCAGTGTAAGAGCAGACAATAGTGGAGAAAGGAGTGAGGGAAATCAAACAAAGATGGTTTTGTCCAAGAGTGAGACAGGTGTTGCATCTCTTGTCTCCCTTTCTCCTCCACTCCTCCACACCTCCTCTGTAATCCCTCCGTCCAGTCCACTCCCTGAACTCTGCCTGCCATTGTCTCAGGCTCAGGTGAGAGCAGAGTTCAAACCTCAGCTGTCTGACAGCTCACTGGTAACACAGGAGGAATTATACAGACTGGCAAGCACAGACTCCACCTCAACAGAGAACAGTACAATCTCTGCCATGACCTCGGTCAGCCCCTTGATGACTTCCTCATCTGTTGGAGATCTCTACCTGGACAAGCCCCCTGAAGGCTTGAGCCTGGAGCAAGGCCAGGAACTTTCCTGGGGGGATAGCAGGGGAAACAAGCTCGCCTCTGGGGAGTCAGAACTGGAGTGCTCACCTGAGAGCCTCCATAGTCAGCTGGCTGAACCAACTCTTACCTCAGGTGGGTGAAAATGCAAAACTTGACTTGGTCCCCCCTTACATCAAATATTCTAGGGTGAAATCTAGCTCACACGGTAGAAGGTGTGCCCCATGTAGACTGAAGCAGCGGAACaggtttgattccgacctgtggacctttgctgtgtgtcattgcCTCTCCTCCTGCTTTCCTGTCATTCTCCagctgctttataataaaagaaTTAAGAAAGAAGTAataaaagccccccccccccctttagtAAAGTTTAACTCAATAGAATGAGatactacaacaacaaaaaaaggtttACTTGCTAAAGTCAGAATAATGATATACAGTCTTGTTCTTTTATAATCTTGACTTTTTTTCATCATCTTTGTAAGTCATAATTTTAACATAGTAAATAATCTTAGTACATTTGACTTAACATCAAAATTCACAATATAAGTTTGTGTATTGTGTAGTG is part of the Sander vitreus isolate 19-12246 chromosome 22, sanVit1, whole genome shotgun sequence genome and encodes:
- the tnfrsf11a gene encoding tumor necrosis factor receptor superfamily member 11A, giving the protein MRLNFSASWIVRGWITCALVTFYAQNAVSKSLQCEETHYLKDSRCCNKCEPGFRVFNDCTDSQKTICVKCSRGEYQPGLTEKRRCLQPKFCDPVKGFLKRPENPVAEEPCRCVAGLQCHPINCEYCERIPTCSAGYGLEVDPESTNGRQTCVACKKGFFSADNTAEQCKQWTNCKAEGRSEIQPGSAQADAVCGPLTSAPSWVIVSVLSVITVLCLLILLLFCYKDKLKLLSVNLRSCVQNLKRTRIQQDTLAPLYHSGSGGGTGGGPKCSPCETTKLICQAPHSPADELPCIFPTSVPDVRVSLPFLGEMKEEGGNKGKTAMADQSKGSGEPEEVSEEEEVVSVSPLLAGSCVCVIPVREPLEVGENEDCSQAVSPGTPGTCSCGGLDGERDGYESGKEEKSGSVRADNSGERSEGNQTKMVLSKSETGVASLVSLSPPLLHTSSVIPPSSPLPELCLPLSQAQVRAEFKPQLSDSSLVTQEELYRLASTDSTSTENSTISAMTSVSPLMTSSSVGDLYLDKPPEGLSLEQGQELSWGDSRGNKLASGESELECSPESLHSQLAEPTLTSGQVSGNHNTTFISSGQVMNFSGDVIVVYVSQTSLGSDGAGQDDAFGRPVQEEANETAPFFQSSLRSQRDSICQSTLQDDTLLVQGVMEERPLGK